In Juglans microcarpa x Juglans regia isolate MS1-56 chromosome 7D, Jm3101_v1.0, whole genome shotgun sequence, the following are encoded in one genomic region:
- the LOC121238081 gene encoding probable polyamine transporter At3g13620, translated as MQTTSSKPPNMPHELPVSTATTTTSTDPKKLTLIPLIFIIYFEVAGGPYGEEPAVQAAGPLFAILGFLIFPFIWSIPEALITAELSTAFPGNGGFVIWAERAFGPFWGSLMGTFKFLSGVINIAAFPVLCIDYMKRLLPALESGLPRYFAIFGSTLGLSFLNYTGLTIVGFAAVVLAVVSLFPFVLMSLIALPKIQPHRWISLGQKGVEKDWNLFFNTLFWNLNFWDSVSTLAGEVENPQKTYPKALLVSVIFTCLAYLFPLLAVTGSLSVDQSEWDAGFMAQAAGMIAGKWLKIFLEVGAVLSAIGLYEAQLSSSAFQLLGMADIGSLPMFFGLRSKWFNTPWVGILLTTLISLGVSNFNFTDIISSANFLYSLSMLLEFAAFIWLRRKLPMMKRPYRVPLRLPGLVMMCLIPSGFLIVIMAIATKTVYLVSGIMTVAGIGWYFLMKLAKSKKLLKFNVGGVEEIDQVRVVGHS; from the coding sequence ATGCAAACTACTTCCTCAAAACCACCAAACATGCCTCACGAACTCCCTGTCTCCACAGCCACAACAACAACAAGCACAGACCCCAAGAAACTGACTCTTATACCTCTTATCTTTATCATCTACTTCGAAGTCGCCGGTGGCCCTTATGGAGAGGAACCAGCGGTGCAAGCAGCAGGACCCCTCTTCGCCATTCTGGGTTTCCTCATCTTTCCCTTCATTTGGAGTATCCCGGAGGCCCTTATCACCGCTGAGCTCTCCACAGCCTTTCCCGGCAACGGTGGCTTTGTCATCTGGGCCGAGCGCGCCTTTGGTCCTTTCTGGGGGTCCCTCATGGGCACATTCAAGTTCCTTAGTGGTGTCATCAACATCGCTGCCTTCCCAGTTCTTTGCATTGACTACATGAAGCGATTGCTCCCTGCTTTAGAATCTGGCCTTCCGAGGTACTTCGCCATCTTTGGCTCAACTCTAGGCCTTTCGTTTCTTAATTATACTGGTTTGACAATTGTTGGATTTGCCGCCGTGGTACTTGCTGTTGTTtcactttttccttttgtattgATGTCGTTGATTGCACTCCCAAAGATTCAACCTCATAGATGGATCAGTCTGGGGCAGAAGGGTGTAGAGAAAGATTGGAACTTGTTCTTCAACACCCTTTTCTGGAACTTGAATTTCTGGGACAGTGTCAGTACTCTAGCCGGAGAAGTTGAAAACCCCCAGAAAACTTACCCGAAAGCCCTTTTGGTTTCGGTGATCTTCACTTGCTTGGCATATCTATTTCCACTTTTGGCTGTGACTGGATCTCTTTCCGTGGACCAAAGCGAATGGGATGCTGGGTTTATGGCCCAAGCTGCAGGTATGATTGCAGGGAAATGGTTGAAAATCTTTCTTGAAGTTGGTGCTGTGTTATCAGCAATTGGTCTATACGAAGCACAGCTAAGCAGCAGTGCTTTCCAACTTCTGGGTATGGCTGATATAGGATCTTTGCCCATGTTTTTCGGTCTAAGGTCTAAATGGTTCAACACCCCTTGGGTTGGGATTTTGCTAACCACTTTGATTTCACTGGGGGTTTCAAACTTCAATTTCACAGATATCATATCCTCGGCTAATTTCTTGTATTCTTTGAGCATGTTGTTAGAATTTGCTGCATTTATATGGCTGAGAAGGAAGTTGCCAATGATGAAGAGACCGTACAGGGTTCCATTGAGGCTGCCAGGGCTGGTTATGATGTGCTTGATACCCTCTGGGTTTTTGATAGTTATAATGGCTATTGCCACCAAGACTGTTTATTTAGTGAGTGGAATAATGACTGTTGCTGGGATTGGATGGTACTTCTTGATGAAACTCGCCAAATCAAAGAAGTTGTTGAAGTTCAACGTTGGAGGAGTTGAAGAAATTGACCAAGTGAGGGTGGTTGGTCATTCATGA
- the LOC121238322 gene encoding phytoene synthase 2, chloroplastic-like isoform X2 → MCSMSLLAAKPCIKEIVKRQSQNNNLAREDPCKKPRFHPMFLEEAYERCRYICAEYAKTFYLGTLLMTEERQKAIWAIYVWCRRTDELVDGPNAGYLSSASLDRWEERLLDIFNGRPYDMLDAALTDTVFKFPLDIKPFRDMIEGMRMDTRKCCYENFQELYLYCYYVAGTVGLMSVPVMGIAPESPVSAQNIYNAALYLGIGNQLTNILRDVGEDALRGRVYLPQDELARFGLCDKDIFSRKVTDRWREFMKEQITRARFYFKLAEVGASQLDKASRWPVWSSLLLYRMILDAIEGNDYDNLTKRAHVGRTKKLLMLPLAYTRSLSTSISILH, encoded by the exons ATGTGTTCAATGAGTTTGCTTGCTGCTAAGCCTTGTATCAAG GAAATTGTAAAAAGGCAGTCACAGAATAACAACTTAGCCCGGGAAGATCCATGTAAGAAGCCACGGTTCCACCCTATGTTTCTTGAAGAAGCATATGAAAGGTGCAGGTACATTTGTGCAGAATATGCCAAGACCTTCTATCTAG GAACTTTGCTAATGACCGAGGAGAGACAGAAAGCCATATGGGCCATATATG TCTGGTGCAGGAGAACAGATGAACTCGTCGATGGCCCTAATGCTGGTTATCTGAGCTCTGCTTCTCTTGATAGGTGGGAAGAGAGACTGCTAGACATTTTTAATGGACGCCCTTATGACATGCTCGATGCTGCGCTAACTGATACAGTTTTCAAGTTCCCTTTAGACATTAAG CCATTCAGGGACATGATTGAAGGAATGAGAATGGATACAAGGAAATGTTGCTATGAGAACTTTCAAGAACTCTACCTTTACTGCTACTACGTGGCTGGAACTGTGGGTTTAATGAGTGTTCCAGTGATGGGAATTGCACCAGAATCTCCGGTTTCTGCTCAAAATATATACAATGCAGCACTCTACTTGGGTATAGGAAATCAACTGACCAACATCCTCAGAGATGTAGGAGAGGA TGCTTTAAGAGGGAGAGTTTATCTTCCCCAAGATGAGCTTGCACGGTTTGGACTCTGCGACAAGGATATTTTCTCAAGGAAGGTCACTGATAGATGGAGAGAGTTCATGAAAGAGCAGATTACAAGAGCAAGGTTCTACTTCAAACTGGCAGAGGTGGGGGCTTCTCAGCTTGACAAGGCTAGCCGCTGGCCA GTATGGTCATCCTTACTATTGTATCGAATGATACTGGATGCAATTGAGGGCAACGATTATGATAATCTGACAAAGCGAGCCCACGTTGGAAGGACTAAGAAACTTCTCATGTTGCCTCTAGCATACACTAGATCTCTATCCACCTCAATCTCGATCCTTCACTAA
- the LOC121238082 gene encoding uncharacterized protein LOC121238082, whose product MESLSLSQIISAAHQGSERIRNPANPIHRRRTHAQTSHFRFSILSKRFDFQDFQGYAKPSRLLPAKEVKVCTDTSTEKIFPSFKEDGSQFLFKIKLGTSNFYGSSLSDLNAGILLCLIGENGDSILQRIPASLMTADSSKLEDVIDRDMLHFQRGSVDEFVFEGPNLGRVEALWISLESGQWRLGSVSLTVICGFQPSLEEQNGDELDYSGFQYDFQTEDCLLGEGSDVSMVELRPCLATQFSGVNSFALFGKSLSQETLLEHRGISNEESMKEYADLKISLLLYDTVLIFVGASAAFFLAGENTSFAFLTGGVGGFLYLLLLQRSVDGLPTPKAPTYISTKTEGANGKLEGFKGPISSLALVIGFSIFLVKNSYGDLPLAFTPKELIAGMMGFLSCKVAVVLAALKPLPMGLKINE is encoded by the exons ATGGAGTCGCTTTCTCTGAGCCAAATAATCTCCGCAGCCCATCAAGGTTCCGAAAGGATAAGAAACCCAGCAAACCCGATTCACCGAAGAAGAACTCACGCCCAAACTAGTCATTTTCGCTTCAGTATCCTCTCCAAAAGGTTTGATTTCCAAG ATTTTCAGGGCTACGCAAAACCTTCCCGTCTCTTGCCAGCCAAGGAAGTGAAAGTCTGCACAGATACCTCAACAGAAAAGATTTTTCCATCTTTCAAGGAGGATGGATCACAGTTTTTATTCAAGATCAAGTTAGGTACGAGTAACTTCTATGGCTCCAGTCTGAGTGACTTAAATGCTGGGATTCTCCTATGCTTGATTGGCGAAAATGGCGATTCCATATTACAGAGGATACCGGCCAGTTTAATGACAGCTGATTCTTCAAAATTGGAGGATGTGATTGACCGAGATATGCTCCATTTTCAAAGAGGTTCTGTTGATGAGTTCGTCTTCGAGGGACCCAATCTGGGAAGAGTTGAAGCTCTTTGGATCAGTCTTGAATCAG GTCAGTGGAGACTAGGAAGTGTGAGCTTGACAGTTATCTGTGGGTTTCAACCGTCATTAGAAGAACAAAACGGAGATGAACTTGATTACAGTGGTTTCCAATATGATTTTCAAACTGAGGATTGTTTGCTTGGGGAGGGAAGTGATGTATCCATGGTGGAACTTAGACCTTGCCTTGCTACCCAGTTCTCTGGGGTCAACTCCTTTGCCTTATTTGGCAAAAGCCTCTCCCAAGAGACACTACTCGAGCATCGTGGGATATCAAATGAGGAAAGCATGAAGGAATATGCAGATTTGAAGATCTCTTTGCTACTTTATGACACCGTGCTAATCTTTGTTGGTGCATCAGCCGCATTCTTTTTGGCTGGGGAAAATACTTCTTTTGCATTCTTAACTGGTGGTGTTGGAGGCTTCTTGTATCTGTTGCTATTACAGAGGTCTGTTGATGGTTTACCAACACCAAAGGCTCCAACGTATATTTCCACAAAGACAGAAGGAGCTAATGGAAAGCTTGAAGGATTCAAGGGCCCAATATCAAGTCTGGCACTAGTGATTGGGTTTTCCATATTCTTAGTGAAGAATAGCTATGGAGATTTGCCCTTGGCATTCACGCCAAAGGAACTCATCGCTGGTATGATGGGGTTTCTTTCATGTAAAGTCGCCGTCGTGTTGGCAGCATTGAAGCCCTTGCCAATGGGTCTGAAGATAAACGAGTGA
- the LOC121238322 gene encoding phytoene synthase 2, chloroplastic-like isoform X1 has protein sequence MCSMSLLAAKPCIKVSTGKFPSRNLIIIRSEVAMAPQHSSTRIFPALSKHGIPLADLHVQEIVKRQSQNNNLAREDPCKKPRFHPMFLEEAYERCRYICAEYAKTFYLGTLLMTEERQKAIWAIYVWCRRTDELVDGPNAGYLSSASLDRWEERLLDIFNGRPYDMLDAALTDTVFKFPLDIKPFRDMIEGMRMDTRKCCYENFQELYLYCYYVAGTVGLMSVPVMGIAPESPVSAQNIYNAALYLGIGNQLTNILRDVGEDALRGRVYLPQDELARFGLCDKDIFSRKVTDRWREFMKEQITRARFYFKLAEVGASQLDKASRWPVWSSLLLYRMILDAIEGNDYDNLTKRAHVGRTKKLLMLPLAYTRSLSTSISILH, from the exons ATGTGTTCAATGAGTTTGCTTGCTGCTAAGCCTTGTATCAAGGTTAGCACTGGCAAATTCCCATCTAGAAACTTGATAATTATAAGATCTGAAGTGGCTATGGCTCCCCAGCACAGCAGCACACGCATTTTTCCTGCGTTGTCAAAGCATGGCATTCCTCTTGCTGATTTACATGTGCAGGAAATTGTAAAAAGGCAGTCACAGAATAACAACTTAGCCCGGGAAGATCCATGTAAGAAGCCACGGTTCCACCCTATGTTTCTTGAAGAAGCATATGAAAGGTGCAGGTACATTTGTGCAGAATATGCCAAGACCTTCTATCTAG GAACTTTGCTAATGACCGAGGAGAGACAGAAAGCCATATGGGCCATATATG TCTGGTGCAGGAGAACAGATGAACTCGTCGATGGCCCTAATGCTGGTTATCTGAGCTCTGCTTCTCTTGATAGGTGGGAAGAGAGACTGCTAGACATTTTTAATGGACGCCCTTATGACATGCTCGATGCTGCGCTAACTGATACAGTTTTCAAGTTCCCTTTAGACATTAAG CCATTCAGGGACATGATTGAAGGAATGAGAATGGATACAAGGAAATGTTGCTATGAGAACTTTCAAGAACTCTACCTTTACTGCTACTACGTGGCTGGAACTGTGGGTTTAATGAGTGTTCCAGTGATGGGAATTGCACCAGAATCTCCGGTTTCTGCTCAAAATATATACAATGCAGCACTCTACTTGGGTATAGGAAATCAACTGACCAACATCCTCAGAGATGTAGGAGAGGA TGCTTTAAGAGGGAGAGTTTATCTTCCCCAAGATGAGCTTGCACGGTTTGGACTCTGCGACAAGGATATTTTCTCAAGGAAGGTCACTGATAGATGGAGAGAGTTCATGAAAGAGCAGATTACAAGAGCAAGGTTCTACTTCAAACTGGCAGAGGTGGGGGCTTCTCAGCTTGACAAGGCTAGCCGCTGGCCA GTATGGTCATCCTTACTATTGTATCGAATGATACTGGATGCAATTGAGGGCAACGATTATGATAATCTGACAAAGCGAGCCCACGTTGGAAGGACTAAGAAACTTCTCATGTTGCCTCTAGCATACACTAGATCTCTATCCACCTCAATCTCGATCCTTCACTAA